One genomic segment of Acomys russatus chromosome 6, mAcoRus1.1, whole genome shotgun sequence includes these proteins:
- the Pdc gene encoding phosducin, with amino-acid sequence MEEAQSQSIEEDFEGQATHTGPKGVIHDWRKFKLESEDSDSIPPSKKEVLRQMSSPQSRDDKDSRDRVSRKMSIQEYELIHQDKEDEDCLRKYRRQCMQDMHQKLSFGPRYGFVYELETGEQFLEAIEKEQKVTTIVVNIYEDGVKGCDALNSSLECLASEYPMVKFCKIKASNTGAGDRFSSEVLPTLLVYKGGELISNFISVAEQFAEEFFAGDVESFLNEYGLLPEREVLDPEQTNMEDEDME; translated from the exons ATGGAAGAAGCCCAAAGCCAAAGCATAGAAGAAGACTTCGAAGGACAGGCCACACACACAG GACCCAAAGGAGTAATACATGATTGGAGAAAGTTTAAATTAGAAAGTGAAGATAGTGATTCAATTCCACCCAGCAAGAAGGAGGTCCTCAGACAAATGTCTTCTCCTCAGAGCCGAGATGACAAAGACTCCAGAGACAGAGTCAGCAGGAAG ATGAGCATTCAGGAATATGAACTAATTCATCAAGACAAAGAAGATGAAGACTGCCTTCGCAAATACCGTAGACAGTGCATGCAGGATATGCATCAGAAGCTGAGCTTCGGGCCTAGATATGGCTTTGTGTATGAGCTGGAAACAGGGGAGCAGTTCCTGGAGGCCATTGAAAAGGAGCAGAAGGTCACCACAATCGTCGTCAACATTTATGAAGACGGTGTCAAGGGCTGCGATGCACTCAACAGCAGCTTAGAGTGCCTTGCATCAGAGTACCCAATGGTTaaattctgtaaaataaaagcTTCTAATACGGGAGCTGGGGACCGCTTTTCATCAGAGGTACTCCCTACCCTGCTTGTATACAAAGGTGGGGAACTCATAAGCAATTTCATTAGTGTTGCCGAACAGTTTGCTGAAGAATTTTTTGCTGGGGATGTGGAGTCTTTCCTAAATGAATATGGATTACTACCAGAAAGAGAGGTGCTTGACCCAGAGCAGACCAACATGGAAGACGAAGACATGGAGTAA